A part of Candidatus Delongbacteria bacterium genomic DNA contains:
- a CDS encoding cytochrome c oxidase subunit 3, with protein sequence MSTRTPAALPREVPGDTAMWIFIFAELVTFALFFGVFAWFERGDPAGFAAGRADLHATTGLINTLVLLTGGATALAGVRSLERTGDGLQAGRWFLAAVFAGLVFSLIKLSEFAGLFAQGRHLSSSSFHFFYFFLCFIHLAHVWLGMALLLLARRHKASGTSARERLSSWQAAASYWHMVDLVWLVLFPLVYLGGGQ encoded by the coding sequence ATGAGTACGCGGACACCTGCCGCTTTGCCCCGTGAGGTGCCCGGTGATACGGCCATGTGGATTTTCATCTTTGCCGAACTGGTCACTTTCGCGCTGTTCTTCGGCGTGTTCGCCTGGTTCGAGCGGGGAGACCCAGCAGGATTTGCCGCGGGACGCGCCGACCTGCACGCAACGACCGGGTTGATCAATACTCTGGTGCTGCTCACGGGCGGCGCCACGGCCCTCGCTGGTGTCAGGAGCCTTGAGCGAACCGGTGACGGGCTGCAGGCCGGGCGCTGGTTTCTGGCGGCTGTCTTCGCGGGACTTGTGTTCAGTCTGATCAAATTGAGCGAGTTTGCCGGCCTATTCGCGCAGGGCCGTCATCTGTCCAGCTCCAGCTTCCACTTCTTTTACTTTTTCCTGTGTTTCATTCATCTGGCCCATGTATGGCTTGGCATGGCCCTGCTGCTGCTGGCCCGACGCCACAAGGCAAGCGGGACCTCAGCACGCGAGCGTCTTTCCAGCTGGCAAGCGGCCGCGTCCTATTGGCACATGGTGGATCTGGTCTGGCTGGTCCTGTTTCCCCTTGTCTACCTGGGGGGCGGGCAATGA